In a single window of the Flavobacterium sp. W4I14 genome:
- a CDS encoding YebC/PmpR family DNA-binding regulatory protein (product_source=TIGR01033; cath_funfam=1.10.10.200,3.30.70.980; cog=COG0217; pfam=PF01709; superfamily=75625; tigrfam=TIGR01033) produces the protein MGRAFEFRKERKFKRWAKMAVQFTRIGKDIVMAVKESGPHPETNSRLRTAMQNAKAVNMPKDRVEAAIKRASDKSMANYEEIVYEGYAPHGVAVLIETATDNTNRTVANVRSYFNKTDGSLGKTGSLDFVFSRKSVFRFVPAEGLDLEELEFELIDAGLEELYVEADEEGNDIAVAQGAFENFGSLQKALEEKGIELKSSKLERIALSHHEVTEEQAADVLKLIDKLEEDDDVQAVYHNMAE, from the coding sequence ATGGGAAGAGCATTCGAATTTAGAAAAGAGAGAAAATTTAAGCGTTGGGCCAAAATGGCGGTTCAGTTTACGCGTATTGGTAAAGATATTGTAATGGCAGTTAAGGAGTCTGGACCTCATCCGGAAACCAACTCGCGCTTACGTACGGCTATGCAAAATGCCAAAGCGGTAAACATGCCAAAAGATAGGGTAGAGGCAGCTATTAAGCGTGCATCTGATAAATCGATGGCCAATTACGAAGAAATTGTATATGAAGGTTATGCGCCGCACGGTGTTGCCGTTTTAATTGAAACGGCAACAGATAATACCAACCGTACCGTAGCAAACGTTCGTAGTTATTTTAACAAAACGGATGGTTCTTTGGGTAAAACCGGATCGTTAGATTTCGTTTTTAGCCGCAAATCTGTTTTCCGTTTTGTACCGGCTGAAGGCTTAGACTTAGAAGAGCTAGAGTTTGAACTCATTGATGCTGGTTTAGAAGAATTATATGTAGAGGCTGATGAAGAAGGCAACGATATTGCTGTTGCTCAAGGTGCTTTCGAAAACTTTGGATCTTTACAAAAAGCTTTAGAGGAAAAAGGCATTGAGTTAAAGAGCTCAAAATTAGAGCGTATTGCTTTATCTCACCACGAGGTTACAGAAGAGCAGGCAGCTGATGTTTTGAAATTGATCGATAAGTTGGAGGAAGATGATGATGTACAGGCGGTTTACCATAATATGGCAGAGTAA
- a CDS encoding transmembrane sensor (product_source=KO:K07165; cog=COG3712; ko=KO:K07165; pfam=PF04773,PF16344; superfamily=55979; transmembrane_helix_parts=Inside_1_72,TMhelix_73_95,Outside_96_340) translates to MDQKSFYDLLSRYENGNCTESEKLWVDKWYHNLNSRNFKDLSSTALEEMQANTWLNINNIERKPAPTLKVKRLWPKFAIAAAILVAFFIGGLYLTDYNHAEQSFIDENSNLSLISKTNDTDRPIIIALNDESTVTLKPQANIIYPKVFAANKRMVYLKGTAFFSVSKNPKRPFYVYNQKLVIRVLGTSFWVKSSTDKLPAQVAVRTGKVQVEENQKNSLFTFSKAELAKPILLTPNQKGVFSDHKLNKTLVSKPIPLAEAYNIPTSLSYNFKEESIKEIFETLSEAYGIEIKSDNEQISTYTFTGDLSKKGLYEQLDLICGTISSKYYIQGTSIVVSNKN, encoded by the coding sequence ATGGACCAGAAATCATTTTACGATTTACTAAGCCGTTACGAAAACGGAAATTGTACCGAATCCGAAAAGCTTTGGGTAGATAAATGGTATCATAACTTAAATAGCAGGAATTTTAAAGATCTATCTTCAACCGCTCTGGAGGAAATGCAGGCCAATACCTGGCTAAACATCAATAATATTGAACGCAAACCAGCACCAACATTAAAGGTTAAAAGGCTTTGGCCAAAATTTGCAATCGCAGCAGCTATATTGGTTGCCTTTTTTATAGGGGGATTATACCTAACGGACTACAACCATGCTGAACAATCTTTTATTGATGAAAACAGCAATTTAAGCTTAATCAGCAAAACCAATGATACTGATCGTCCCATCATTATAGCGCTTAACGATGAAAGCACGGTAACACTTAAACCGCAGGCCAATATTATTTATCCAAAAGTTTTTGCAGCCAACAAAAGAATGGTTTATTTAAAAGGAACAGCCTTCTTTTCGGTAAGCAAAAACCCAAAGCGGCCGTTTTATGTATATAATCAAAAATTGGTTATACGTGTTTTGGGTACCAGCTTTTGGGTAAAATCGTCAACAGATAAACTTCCCGCCCAAGTTGCCGTAAGGACCGGAAAAGTTCAGGTAGAAGAAAATCAAAAAAATTCGCTATTTACTTTCTCTAAAGCAGAACTGGCGAAACCAATTCTGCTTACGCCAAATCAAAAAGGTGTTTTTTCCGACCACAAATTAAATAAAACATTGGTAAGCAAGCCTATTCCATTGGCCGAAGCTTATAACATACCCACAAGCTTGAGCTACAATTTTAAAGAAGAAAGCATTAAAGAAATTTTCGAAACCTTATCTGAGGCTTACGGAATAGAGATAAAATCGGATAATGAGCAGATTTCGACCTATACTTTTACCGGAGATTTAAGCAAAAAAGGGCTATATGAGCAGCTCGACCTGATCTGTGGAACCATATCAAGCAAATATTACATCCAGGGAACCAGCATTGTAGTTTCAAATAAAAACTAA
- a CDS encoding sugar phosphate isomerase/epimerase (product_source=COG1082; cath_funfam=3.20.20.150; cleavage_site_network=SignalP-noTM; cog=COG1082; pfam=PF01261; superfamily=51658; tigrfam=TIGR01409) has translation MTTRRSFLQKVSLASAAAFLSPSLVTTALAESAKVSKIGIGLFTLREQLTADVKATIEQVAKIGYSQVETYYGYPGKYEVKGFWGLEAKDFNALLKANGLTSPSGHYNLTEFLSSGDDKVLKSHIETAATVGQKYFVIPALPTDIRANGTLDDYKRMASKFNQAAELCQKSGLKLAYHNHNFEFRDQGNGATGYGILLAETDVKLVSFELDIFWAVNAGLNPVDMFRKNPGRYKMFHVKDMDKTDKAVFVEVGSGSIDFKRIFAASKLAGVDYIFTEQDIIKKAPYESIAESYNYIKKNLL, from the coding sequence ATGACAACAAGAAGATCATTTTTACAAAAGGTAAGCCTTGCTAGCGCAGCAGCTTTTTTAAGTCCATCATTAGTTACAACAGCTTTAGCGGAGTCTGCTAAAGTTTCAAAAATCGGAATCGGACTTTTCACTTTAAGGGAGCAGTTAACTGCAGATGTAAAAGCCACAATAGAACAGGTAGCTAAAATCGGTTATAGCCAGGTAGAAACCTATTATGGCTATCCCGGCAAATACGAAGTGAAAGGTTTTTGGGGTTTGGAAGCAAAAGACTTTAATGCCTTATTAAAAGCAAATGGCCTTACCTCTCCTAGTGGCCATTATAACTTAACGGAGTTTTTATCCTCAGGCGACGATAAAGTGCTAAAATCGCACATCGAAACCGCGGCCACCGTTGGCCAAAAATACTTCGTTATCCCAGCTTTGCCTACCGATATCAGGGCCAACGGAACATTAGATGATTACAAGCGCATGGCCTCAAAATTTAACCAAGCGGCCGAGCTTTGCCAAAAGTCAGGATTGAAATTAGCTTACCACAACCATAACTTCGAATTTAGAGATCAAGGCAATGGAGCTACAGGCTACGGAATCCTGCTCGCTGAAACCGATGTCAAATTGGTCAGTTTTGAACTCGATATCTTTTGGGCGGTAAATGCAGGTTTAAATCCTGTTGATATGTTCAGGAAAAATCCAGGCCGTTATAAAATGTTTCATGTTAAGGACATGGATAAAACAGACAAAGCAGTTTTCGTAGAGGTGGGTTCTGGCAGCATAGATTTTAAGCGCATTTTTGCTGCTTCTAAACTGGCCGGAGTAGATTATATTTTTACAGAACAGGACATCATCAAGAAAGCACCTTATGAGAGTATAGCCGAAAGCTACAACTACATCAAAAAAAATCTACTTTAA
- a CDS encoding RNA polymerase sigma-70 factor (family 1) (product_source=TIGR02985; cath_funfam=1.10.10.10,1.10.1740.10; cog=COG1595; pfam=PF04542,PF08281; superfamily=88659,88946; tigrfam=TIGR02985) — protein MTHAEPEKSDDLLDRLKLGDKQAYEKIYFTYSNELLLAAYKKTGDKVIAEELVQNIFISLWEKRQEAVINNLQAYLFGALKLSVINHIRSLVMENKYMEYQSLTYSENHQDTTNLVDLHDLSSIIEEGINSLPEKTQEVFRLSRYQHQSTKDISAGLNISEKAVEYHITRSIKRIKEYIKNFYIFL, from the coding sequence ATGACTCACGCTGAGCCCGAAAAATCTGATGATTTACTTGATCGCTTAAAACTGGGCGATAAGCAGGCTTATGAAAAAATATATTTCACTTATAGTAATGAGCTCTTATTGGCAGCCTACAAAAAAACAGGCGACAAGGTAATTGCTGAAGAACTGGTGCAGAACATCTTTATCTCCCTTTGGGAAAAGCGGCAGGAAGCAGTGATTAATAACCTCCAGGCTTATTTATTCGGAGCCTTGAAGTTAAGTGTGATTAACCACATCAGGAGCCTGGTTATGGAGAATAAGTACATGGAGTACCAAAGCCTAACCTATTCAGAAAACCATCAGGATACTACGAACCTGGTCGATCTTCACGATCTATCTTCCATCATTGAAGAAGGTATCAACTCCCTTCCAGAAAAAACACAGGAGGTTTTCAGGCTGAGCCGCTACCAACACCAATCTACTAAAGATATTTCTGCTGGTTTAAATATCTCCGAAAAAGCGGTAGAATATCATATTACCCGCTCAATTAAAAGGATTAAAGAATATATTAAAAATTTCTATATCTTTTTATAG
- a CDS encoding choline dehydrogenase-like flavoprotein (product_source=COG2303; cath_funfam=3.50.50.60; cog=COG2303; pfam=PF00732,PF05199; superfamily=51905), giving the protein MNLNTNLKAENTYDAIVIGSGISGGWAAKELTEKGLRVLMLERGMNIEHITGYETAMKNPWDFKHAGKLTEEQKRTHPVQKRDYPYQEANEKWWVNDLECPYTEDKRFDWYRGFHVGGKSLMWGRQSYRFSDHNFEDNKKDGHGNDWPIRYADLSPWYDYAERFAGISGSKENWPTCPDGEFLPPMDLNIVEKSVKARVEEHYKKERIIMIGRVANLTVPHKGRGNCQYRNLCSRGCPFGAYFSTQSSTLPAAMATKRLTVRPYSIVNHIIYDKDTKKAKGVMVIDAETNKTMEFYAKIVFVNGSTLGSTFVLLNSTSEAHPNGLGNGSGQLGHNLMDHHFRCGASGEAEGFDDKYTYGRRANGIYVPRYQNIGNDKRDYLRGFGYQGGASRANWQDDVAELSFGADLKQKMTTPGKWSMGLGGFGEMLPYYENKVYIDKTKKDKWGQPVLAIDCEYKENEKKMRVDMMNDAAEMLEKAGMKNIKTFDNGCYPGMAIHEQGTARMGNDPKTSVLNKWNQMHEVNNVFVTDGSCMPSIACQNPSLTFMALTARACDYAVKELKKKNI; this is encoded by the coding sequence ATGAATTTAAATACAAATTTAAAAGCAGAAAATACTTACGATGCTATTGTTATAGGATCGGGAATTAGCGGCGGCTGGGCTGCCAAAGAACTTACAGAAAAGGGTTTACGTGTGTTGATGCTCGAAAGAGGAATGAACATTGAGCACATTACCGGTTACGAAACGGCAATGAAAAACCCATGGGATTTTAAACATGCCGGAAAACTTACGGAAGAGCAAAAACGTACTCACCCGGTACAAAAAAGAGATTATCCTTACCAGGAAGCAAATGAAAAATGGTGGGTAAACGATTTAGAATGTCCATATACGGAAGATAAACGTTTCGATTGGTACCGTGGTTTTCACGTTGGTGGAAAATCGCTAATGTGGGGCCGCCAAAGTTACCGTTTTAGCGATCATAACTTTGAGGATAACAAAAAAGATGGTCATGGAAATGACTGGCCAATTCGGTACGCAGACCTATCTCCTTGGTACGATTATGCAGAACGATTTGCCGGCATCAGTGGTTCAAAAGAAAATTGGCCAACTTGTCCGGATGGTGAGTTTCTACCCCCAATGGATTTAAACATTGTAGAAAAATCGGTAAAAGCCCGCGTTGAAGAACATTATAAAAAAGAACGCATTATCATGATTGGCCGTGTTGCCAATCTTACTGTTCCGCATAAAGGCCGCGGCAATTGCCAGTACAGAAACTTATGTAGCCGAGGCTGTCCTTTCGGTGCTTATTTCAGTACGCAGTCTTCTACCCTTCCGGCAGCGATGGCAACAAAAAGGTTAACGGTTAGACCATATTCTATCGTAAATCATATCATTTACGATAAAGACACCAAAAAAGCAAAAGGTGTAATGGTAATCGATGCAGAAACCAACAAAACGATGGAATTTTATGCTAAAATTGTTTTTGTAAACGGCTCTACGCTAGGTTCAACTTTCGTTTTATTAAACTCAACTTCTGAAGCTCATCCAAATGGATTGGGTAATGGAAGTGGTCAGTTAGGGCACAATTTAATGGATCACCATTTCCGTTGCGGAGCATCTGGAGAGGCCGAAGGTTTTGATGACAAATACACATATGGCCGCCGTGCAAACGGCATCTATGTACCTAGGTATCAGAATATCGGCAACGATAAACGCGATTATCTGCGTGGTTTCGGTTACCAGGGTGGTGCAAGCAGAGCAAATTGGCAAGATGATGTTGCTGAATTGTCTTTCGGAGCAGATTTAAAACAAAAAATGACCACTCCAGGCAAATGGTCTATGGGCTTGGGCGGTTTCGGAGAAATGTTACCTTATTACGAAAACAAGGTTTACATCGATAAAACCAAAAAAGACAAATGGGGACAACCCGTATTGGCTATCGATTGTGAGTACAAAGAGAACGAGAAAAAAATGCGTGTGGATATGATGAATGATGCCGCCGAAATGTTAGAAAAGGCTGGCATGAAAAACATTAAAACATTCGATAATGGCTGTTATCCAGGTATGGCTATCCATGAGCAAGGAACGGCTAGAATGGGTAATGATCCGAAAA
- a CDS encoding nucleoside-diphosphate-sugar epimerase (product_source=COG0451; cath_funfam=3.40.50.720; cog=COG0451; pfam=PF01370; superfamily=51735), with amino-acid sequence MQEKIVVLGSNGQIGTELVTMLRKIYGDDHVVACDIRRPDYDIKNSAPFEFVNVLDKEMINGIFHKYKPTQVYLLAALLSATGEQNPKLAWDLNMNGLLNVLDLALEYKTAKVYWPSSIAVFGPNSPKDNTSQYCVMDPNTVYGISKLAGERWCEYYNQKYGLDVRSIRYPGLISWKAAPGGGTTDYAIHIFHDALKKGSYQSFLNAETELPMMYMDDAIRGTIELMDAPADQISVRSSYNFGGVSFTPEVLAAEIRKHIPDFTLSYAANDPRQQIANSWPRSIDDNYAAKDWGWKPEFDLSKLTIDMLNNLKK; translated from the coding sequence ATGCAAGAAAAAATTGTTGTTTTAGGCTCTAACGGGCAAATTGGTACCGAGTTGGTAACCATGTTACGTAAAATATATGGTGATGATCATGTGGTTGCATGCGATATTCGCAGACCAGATTACGACATCAAAAACTCTGCACCGTTTGAATTTGTGAATGTGCTTGATAAGGAAATGATCAATGGTATTTTCCATAAATACAAACCAACACAGGTTTACCTTTTAGCAGCTTTATTATCGGCTACAGGTGAGCAGAATCCAAAATTGGCCTGGGATTTAAATATGAACGGCTTGCTGAATGTTTTAGATTTGGCTTTAGAATATAAAACGGCAAAGGTATATTGGCCAAGTTCAATCGCTGTATTTGGCCCGAATTCGCCAAAAGATAATACCTCGCAATATTGCGTAATGGATCCGAATACAGTTTATGGAATCAGTAAACTGGCAGGAGAGCGCTGGTGCGAATATTATAACCAAAAATACGGATTAGATGTGAGGAGTATCCGTTATCCGGGATTAATCAGCTGGAAAGCTGCCCCTGGTGGTGGCACAACAGATTATGCGATCCATATTTTTCACGATGCATTGAAAAAAGGCAGTTATCAGAGTTTCTTAAATGCAGAAACGGAGTTGCCAATGATGTATATGGACGATGCGATCCGTGGAACTATTGAACTGATGGACGCACCGGCAGATCAGATTTCGGTGCGCAGCAGCTATAATTTTGGTGGGGTAAGTTTTACTCCTGAAGTTTTAGCAGCCGAAATCAGAAAACATATTCCAGATTTTACATTATCTTACGCCGCTAATGATCCCCGTCAGCAAATTGCAAATAGCTGGCCACGTTCTATCGACGATAACTATGCTGCAAAAGATTGGGGATGGAAACCAGAGTTCGATTTATCGAAACTGACAATTGATATGTTAAATAATTTAAAAAAATAA
- a CDS encoding hypothetical protein (product_source=Hypo-rule applied; cath_funfam=3.40.50.2300; pfam=PF13618; transmembrane_helix_parts=Inside_1_8,TMhelix_9_31,Outside_32_194), which yields MHRREALKNVAFLLGGAISASTMGVLFESFTLPENEKNFVLYSLEDEKIFAEFADIIVPTTKTSAGAKAAGLGKFIPMMMKDCYPAAMQTSFAQGFKDLQAKSMKDFGKSYITLTPADRKKLMIDLRAIALAQKASKSEENKDLAYFFITARDLTLLGYYSSEIGCTKAREYVLIPGRYNGNVPLKPGQKSWAT from the coding sequence ATGCACAGAAGAGAAGCACTCAAAAACGTTGCATTTTTGCTGGGTGGAGCAATCTCAGCAAGCACAATGGGCGTTTTATTTGAAAGTTTTACGCTACCGGAAAACGAAAAGAACTTTGTCCTCTATTCTCTGGAGGACGAAAAAATTTTCGCCGAATTCGCTGATATTATTGTTCCGACTACCAAAACATCTGCTGGCGCCAAGGCTGCAGGTTTGGGGAAATTTATCCCGATGATGATGAAAGATTGTTACCCTGCCGCTATGCAAACCTCATTTGCGCAAGGTTTTAAAGATCTTCAGGCTAAATCAATGAAAGATTTTGGAAAAAGTTATATCACTTTAACACCAGCCGATCGTAAAAAACTAATGATCGATTTAAGGGCAATCGCACTTGCCCAAAAAGCGAGCAAATCAGAAGAGAATAAAGATTTAGCTTACTTTTTTATTACCGCAAGAGATCTAACCCTACTTGGTTATTATTCTTCAGAAATTGGTTGTACCAAAGCACGCGAATATGTGCTTATTCCAGGCCGGTATAATGGCAATGTGCCATTAAAACCAGGTCAAAAATCTTGGGCAACCTAA
- a CDS encoding iron complex outermembrane receptor protein (product_source=KO:K02014; cath_funfam=2.170.130.10,2.40.170.20,2.60.40.1120; cog=COG1629; ko=KO:K02014; pfam=PF00593,PF07715,PF13715; superfamily=49452,56935; transmembrane_helix_parts=Inside_1_6,TMhelix_7_29,Outside_30_976): protein MKKNQLISLAIYAMRVSIYQILAIIIFTCGAFAKNVDAQDFLNKSISIKADQTDIKTIIEKTEHLTNVKFVYSPQLINSNRKVSINVVNQKLKYFLENSLKRYDVGYRIVKDQILLYSIPANNNLELLKAFEGIVTGKVTDSKGNAIPGVSVTVKGKSIGTTTDENGAFALKGLTVDSRVIVVRYVGFISKEVNLSPGNADENLSISLSEDNLQLESVMVTGGNPKKKLESSVALTSVSNKDITNRAPLNSTDLLKAIPGLTVESTGGDGPGNVWVRGFPQQGGYIFLGIQEDGLPLLPTGFNTNPSVDQYYKTDLTIQNIEAIRGGNASIVQANTPGAVVNNISYVGADKQYGQFKFTTGFSQGLYRVDGNTGGKINDQIKYNIGGFYRTDNGVVDQGFKPANDGGQIKGNITFNFKNNKGFFRVYGKYLNDKVQFLLTSYYPYDGTGKPTTYRDYDMAAQSITPTQTDWSYNDPAAGNHNFSLTDGIHTKLGSGGFQFNYLTDSGWQIVNNFRYQNTHTNSTYTAPAGIVARTAATPYYYPGGSVAPFVAGDYVITSNAQGQINSDVQIVDYLDLRKKVKNHSLNIGLGIHQYNRDDLRYAFRSFTEFKEHPSILLQSPTAAERTIQTKNTFIGDTRTLSVYAGDEIKISEKWRLDIGARIDNQNVKGDRPYYVLNADGTVNTTASANPNILGYTHYDETLTNWAASIGANYKINTTSSIFVRATKAYNAPNIGDYNASAYNAVNIKKRPVYLGEVGFKYAKNNLAIFASGSYSAIKNTSLTINVPTVASGLQALVAFGSTRTWSAEYEVSYKIAKPLSLRLTGTLQDSKYTDYEANTSNNAAVAAEFGNRIYSFTGKRTERVPVLNTELGANYDYKNFNLYVAANYVGSRFTSPSDSYKLPAYVVMKAGAGYNFTKKISIRFWADNLLNAKVLTEGDVRGDQFRDFSTIAPGTLMIGRTLLQRTFWGSLAYSF from the coding sequence ATGAAAAAAAATCAACTTATTTCGCTGGCGATATATGCAATGAGAGTTTCGATTTACCAAATACTTGCAATAATAATTTTTACTTGTGGTGCTTTTGCCAAAAATGTCGACGCACAAGATTTTCTGAACAAATCAATTTCGATTAAGGCCGATCAAACAGATATTAAAACCATTATAGAAAAAACAGAACACTTAACCAATGTTAAATTTGTTTACAGTCCACAATTAATAAACTCCAACCGTAAAGTTTCTATTAATGTGGTTAACCAAAAGCTTAAATACTTTCTTGAGAATTCGCTAAAACGTTATGACGTGGGATATAGGATAGTTAAAGATCAGATTCTGCTCTATTCTATTCCCGCCAATAACAACCTCGAACTGCTAAAAGCCTTTGAAGGCATTGTTACCGGAAAAGTAACCGACAGTAAAGGGAATGCTATCCCTGGGGTATCCGTTACTGTTAAAGGAAAATCAATCGGGACTACAACCGACGAAAATGGTGCTTTTGCGCTAAAAGGTTTAACTGTTGATAGCCGCGTAATCGTCGTAAGATACGTAGGTTTCATTTCCAAAGAAGTAAACCTATCACCTGGCAATGCCGACGAAAACCTGAGTATCAGCCTATCAGAAGATAACTTACAATTGGAAAGTGTGATGGTAACCGGTGGTAATCCAAAGAAAAAATTAGAAAGCAGTGTGGCCTTAACCTCAGTAAGTAATAAAGATATCACCAACCGGGCACCTTTAAACAGTACCGATCTCTTAAAAGCCATACCAGGTTTAACGGTAGAAAGTACAGGTGGCGATGGTCCGGGTAATGTTTGGGTAAGGGGCTTTCCGCAGCAGGGCGGATATATCTTCCTGGGCATACAGGAAGATGGTTTACCGCTTTTACCAACAGGTTTCAATACCAACCCTTCTGTGGATCAATATTATAAAACAGATCTGACTATTCAGAATATAGAAGCCATCAGAGGGGGTAACGCCTCAATCGTTCAGGCCAATACACCAGGCGCGGTGGTAAATAACATCAGTTATGTTGGTGCAGATAAACAATATGGTCAGTTTAAGTTTACAACAGGTTTTTCGCAAGGGTTGTACCGTGTTGATGGCAACACTGGAGGCAAAATAAACGACCAGATCAAATACAATATTGGTGGTTTTTATCGCACGGATAACGGTGTGGTAGATCAAGGCTTTAAGCCAGCTAACGATGGTGGACAGATTAAAGGCAACATAACTTTTAATTTTAAGAACAATAAAGGCTTCTTCAGGGTGTACGGTAAATACCTGAATGATAAAGTTCAGTTCTTGTTAACAAGTTATTACCCTTACGATGGTACCGGAAAACCAACTACTTACCGCGATTATGATATGGCCGCTCAATCGATTACGCCAACTCAAACAGATTGGAGCTATAATGATCCGGCAGCAGGAAACCATAATTTTAGCTTAACAGATGGAATCCACACCAAATTGGGATCGGGTGGTTTTCAGTTCAACTACCTAACCGATAGTGGCTGGCAGATTGTTAACAATTTCCGTTATCAAAATACCCATACCAATTCTACCTATACTGCCCCTGCAGGAATTGTAGCAAGAACAGCAGCAACACCTTATTACTACCCCGGCGGTTCAGTAGCGCCTTTCGTAGCTGGAGATTATGTAATTACCTCTAATGCACAAGGACAAATTAATAGTGATGTTCAGATTGTTGATTACCTGGATTTAAGAAAGAAAGTAAAAAACCACAGTCTTAACATCGGATTGGGCATCCACCAGTATAACCGGGATGATTTACGTTATGCTTTCCGTTCATTTACTGAATTTAAAGAGCACCCTAGCATTTTATTACAATCACCAACAGCTGCAGAGCGTACCATCCAAACCAAAAACACTTTTATTGGCGATACGAGAACCCTATCTGTATATGCAGGAGACGAGATTAAAATATCTGAAAAATGGCGTTTAGATATTGGCGCCAGGATTGATAATCAAAATGTTAAAGGTGACAGACCTTATTATGTGTTAAATGCAGATGGTACGGTCAATACAACCGCCAGTGCTAACCCTAATATCTTAGGCTACACGCATTATGATGAAACTTTAACCAACTGGGCAGCTTCTATAGGGGCAAACTACAAAATAAACACCACATCAAGTATTTTTGTAAGGGCTACAAAAGCTTACAATGCACCAAACATTGGCGATTATAATGCGTCAGCCTATAACGCCGTAAACATTAAAAAACGCCCGGTTTATTTAGGCGAAGTAGGTTTTAAATATGCTAAAAACAATTTGGCCATTTTCGCATCTGGAAGTTATTCGGCAATTAAAAACACATCATTAACTATTAATGTTCCAACAGTTGCATCAGGTTTACAAGCATTGGTGGCATTTGGTTCTACACGCACCTGGAGTGCCGAGTATGAGGTTTCTTACAAAATTGCTAAACCACTGAGCTTACGTTTAACAGGAACATTACAAGACTCTAAATACACCGATTACGAAGCAAATACGAGTAACAATGCCGCTGTTGCAGCCGAATTCGGCAATCGGATCTATAGTTTCACCGGTAAAAGAACCGAACGTGTTCCTGTACTCAACACCGAACTTGGCGCCAATTACGACTACAAAAACTTTAACTTATATGTAGCAGCAAATTACGTAGGCAGCCGTTTCACCTCACCTAGCGATAGCTATAAACTACCTGCTTATGTAGTAATGAAAGCGGGGGCAGGATATAATTTTACTAAAAAGATTTCAATAAGATTTTGGGCAGACAACTTGTTAAATGCAAAAGTGCTGACAGAGGGTGATGTTCGGGGAGATCAGTTCAGAGATTTCTCAACCATAGCCCCTGGCACATTAATGATTGGCAGAACATTACTTCAACGTACCTTCTGGGGATCATTAGCTTATTCATTCTAA